In Nymphaea colorata isolate Beijing-Zhang1983 chromosome 3, ASM883128v2, whole genome shotgun sequence, a genomic segment contains:
- the LOC116249769 gene encoding DNA-directed RNA polymerase 2B, chloroplastic/mitochondrial-like isoform X3, producing the protein MVVYLNLSRMHKIFWSTHLLVTLLFLSLILVYDGLCCTSTLRRLPIASEANLLIKFVDTGAIENFRNMWRVLRKHIFLQNSSLVYRPGAVMSSLTEDFSSLASSLGKSIHSSVLGYRNGCSEMGNRRYIDSMEDLGVRGVGLYRRSVENLVNFSCLSTDDFRPRVGGMQGFSSAAEAVPSTDDDSSVMDEIQEVPEQCSGEVNGEKRGKFYRRRRARRGNLGYTKYLALRIRQVKVETEVWEKAAREYRELVTDMCKQKLAPNLPYMKSLFLGWFEPLRVRIAAEQESYRKGKNRTAYAPYFDRLPAEMMAVITMHKLMGLMMTSDDHGTARVVQAACRIGDAIENEARILTFLEKTKKKRPKGNMPKGEPEALREEFLRKKVIDLIKKQKLRQVTQIVKRKDDSEPWGVEAHAKVGCRLIELLIETAYIQHPSDETVDGPPDIRPAFRHSLRNVSKDQQSISRRYGVIECDPLVRKGLDRTARHMVIPYMPMLVPPLGWTGYDQGAHLFLPSHIMRTHGSRQLREAIKRTPRQQLQYIFQALDTLGSTKWRINKRILAVVDRVWASGGNLAGLIDCEDVPLPEKPDTEDEAVLRKWKWSKRRTEKENNERHSQRCDIELKLAVAHKMKDEEGFYYPHNLDFRGRAYPMHPYLNHLGSDLCRGILEFAEGRPLGKSGLRWLKIHLANLFAGGIDKLSYDGRVAFVENHLDDIFDSAERPLEGSRWWLNAEDPFQCLAVCINLSEALRNPSPETTISHLPVHQDGSCNGLQHYAALGRDTLGAASVNLVAGEKPADVYSEIAARVLETVQRDSQKDPATNPNAVRARLLIGQVDRKLVKQTVMTSVYGVTYIGARDQIKRRLKERNAIPDDQVFGAACYAAKATLTALEEMFQAARDIMSWLGDCAKLIASENESVRWTTPLGLPVLQPYRKKG; encoded by the exons ATGGTTGTTTATCTGAATCTTTCTCGTATGCACAAAATTTTCTGGAGTACCCACCTTCTCGTTACTCTTCTCTTTCTGAGCTTGATTTTGGTGTATGATGGCCTATGTTGCACTTCGACATTGCGGCGTCTGCCGATTGCCTCCGAAGCAAATCTCCTCATCAAATTCGTGGATACTGGAGCGATAGAAAACTTTAGAAATATGTGGAGGGTTTTGaggaaacatatttttcttcagAATTCTAGTTTAGTTTATCGACCCGGAGCTGTGATGAGCAGCCTTACGGAGGATTTTTCCTCCTTGGCTTCGTCATTGGGTAAAAGTATTCACTCATCGGTTCTGGGGTATAGGAATGGGTGTTCTGAAATGGGTAATCGACGGTATATTGATTCGATGGAAGATTTGGGAGTTAGAGGCGTCGGATTGTATAGAAGGAGTGTCGAAAATCTGGTGAATTTCTCGTGCTTGAGTACCGACGATTTTAGGCCTAGAGTGGGCGGGATGCAAGGTTTTTCTAGTGCTGCAGAAGCCGTTCCGTCGACTGATGATGATAGTTCGGTGATGGACGAAATTCAGGAGGTTCCTGAGCAGTGCTCAGGGGAAGTGAAcggagagaaaagaggaaaattcTATCGTAGACGCCGGGCACGTCGCGGCAATTTGGGATACACCAAATATCTTGCTTTGAGGATAAGGCAAGTAAAGGTTGAAACTGAAGTGTGGGAAAAGGCAGCAAGGGAATACAGGGAGCTCGTCACGGACATGTGTAAGCAGAAATTGGCACCGAACTTGCCTTATATGAAGTCATTGTTTCTTGGTTGGTTTGAGCCTCTTCGGGTCCGCATTGCAGCAGAGCAGGAGTCTTACAGGAAGGGAAAGAATAGGACTGCCTATGCTCCTTACTTTGATCGTTTGCCGGCAGAAATGATGGCGGTTATCACTATGCATAAGCTGATGGGATTGATGATGACGTCGGACGATCATGGTACCGCTAGGGTTGTCCAAGCAGCTTGCCGAATCGGCGACGCCATCGAAAACGAG GCTCGGATTCTTACCTTTCTTgagaaaacgaagaagaaaCGTCCCAAGGGGAATATGCCTAAAGGAGAACCTGAAGCTCTAAGGGAAGAGTTTCTCAGGAAAAAAGTGATCGATCTGATCAAGAAACAAAAGCTGCGTCAGGTGACTCAGATAGTGAAAAGAAAGGATGACTCAGAACCATGGGGCGTGGAGGCTCACGCAAAG GTTGGGTGCCGTCTTATTGAGTTGTTGATTGAAACGGCTTATATTCAGCATCCATCTGATGAGACAGTCGACGGTCCACCTGATATCCGTCCTGCATTCAGGCACTCATTAAGAAATGTGTCCAAGGACCAACA AAGTATTTCAAGACGCTATGGTGTTATTGAATGTGATCCTCTGGTTCGAAAAGGTCTTGATAGAACT GCCAGGCACATGGTGATTCCTTACATGCCAATGTTGGTGCCTCCACTAGGGTGGACAGG CTATGACCAAGGGGCACATCTATTTTTGCCATCTCACATTATGCGTACCCATGGATCAAGGCAACTGCGGGAAGCAATAAAAAGAACCCCAAGGCAACAGTTGCAGTATATCTTTCAG gCCTTGGATACGCTTGGGAGTACTAAGTGGAGGATTAATAAAAGAATCCTTGCAGTAGTAGATAGAGTATGGGCCAGTGGAGGGAATCTTGCAGGACTCATTGACTGTGAAGAT GTTCCTTTACCAGAGAAACCAGACACAGAGGACGAAGCAGTTCTTAGGAAGTGGAAGTGGAGTAAGAGGagaacagaaaaggaaaacaatgaaaGACATTCACAGCGGTGTGATATAGAACTTAAACTTGCT GTGGCCCACAAAATGAAGGATGAAGAAGGATTTTATTATCCACATAATCTAGATTTCCGTGGGCGGGCATATCCCATGCACCCTTACTTGAATCATCTTGGTTCAGATCTATGCAGGGGCATCCTAGAATTTGCAGAAGGCCGCCCATTAGGGAAATCAGGATTAAGGTGGTTAAAGATTCATCTAGCAAACCTATTTGCGGGAGGCATTGACAAGCTGTCATATGATGGTCGTGTAGCATTTGTTGAGAATCATTtagatgatatatttgattcAGCTGAAAGGCCCCTTGAAGGTTCAAGGTGGTGGTTAAATGCAGAAGATCCCTTCCAGTGCTTAGCTGTATGCATTAATCTGTCCGAAGCTTTGAGAAACCCTTCGCCAGAGACAACCATCTCACACTTGCCTGTTCATCAG GATGGTTCTTGTAATGGTTTACAACACTATGCTGCCCTGGGAAGAGATACG TTGGGTGCTGCTTCAGTGAACCTGGTTgctggggagaaacctgcagATGTTTATTCAGAAATTGCTGCAAG AGTTCTGGAGACCGTACAAAGAGATTCTCAAAAAGATCCTGCCACTAATCCCAATGCTGTGCGTGCTAGGCTTTTGATTGGGCAG GTGGATCGTAAATTAGTCAAGCAGACCGTCATGACATCAGTTTATGGAGTTACTTATATTGGTGCCCGGGATCAGATAAAGAGAAGGCTAAAAGAGCGGAATGCCATTCCAGATGACCAGGTCTTTGGTGCAGCTTGCTATGCAGCAAAA GCAACTTTAACTGCCCTTGAGGAGATGTTCCAAGCTGCACGTGACATTATGAGCTGGCTGGGTGATTGTGCAAAG TTAATTGCTTCGGAAAATGAGTCTGTAAGATGGACTACTCCGCTTGGCCTTCCAGTCTTGCAACCTTACAGGAAGAAAG GTTAA
- the LOC116249769 gene encoding DNA-directed RNA polymerase 1B, mitochondrial-like isoform X1 has translation MVVYLNLSRMHKIFWSTHLLVTLLFLSLILVYDGLCCTSTLRRLPIASEANLLIKFVDTGAIENFRNMWRVLRKHIFLQNSSLVYRPGAVMSSLTEDFSSLASSLGKSIHSSVLGYRNGCSEMGNRRYIDSMEDLGVRGVGLYRRSVENLVNFSCLSTDDFRPRVGGMQGFSSAAEAVPSTDDDSSVMDEIQEVPEQCSGEVNGEKRGKFYRRRRARRGNLGYTKYLALRIRQVKVETEVWEKAAREYRELVTDMCKQKLAPNLPYMKSLFLGWFEPLRVRIAAEQESYRKGKNRTAYAPYFDRLPAEMMAVITMHKLMGLMMTSDDHGTARVVQAACRIGDAIENEARILTFLEKTKKKRPKGNMPKGEPEALREEFLRKKVIDLIKKQKLRQVTQIVKRKDDSEPWGVEAHAKVGCRLIELLIETAYIQHPSDETVDGPPDIRPAFRHSLRNVSKDQQSISRRYGVIECDPLVRKGLDRTARHMVIPYMPMLVPPLGWTGYDQGAHLFLPSHIMRTHGSRQLREAIKRTPRQQLQYIFQALDTLGSTKWRINKRILAVVDRVWASGGNLAGLIDCEDVPLPEKPDTEDEAVLRKWKWSKRRTEKENNERHSQRCDIELKLAVAHKMKDEEGFYYPHNLDFRGRAYPMHPYLNHLGSDLCRGILEFAEGRPLGKSGLRWLKIHLANLFAGGIDKLSYDGRVAFVENHLDDIFDSAERPLEGSRWWLNAEDPFQCLAVCINLSEALRNPSPETTISHLPVHQDGSCNGLQHYAALGRDTLGAASVNLVAGEKPADVYSEIAARVLETVQRDSQKDPATNPNAVRARLLIGQVDRKLVKQTVMTSVYGVTYIGARDQIKRRLKERNAIPDDQVFGAACYAAKATLTALEEMFQAARDIMSWLGDCAKLIASENESVRWTTPLGLPVLQPYRKKGRCLVKTSLQVLALERETDKVMTKRQKTAFPPNFVHSLDGSHMMMTAIACKKAGLNFAGVHDSYWTHACDVDELNRILREKFVELYKQPILEELLESFQKSFPQLRFPPLPDRGDFDLRVVLKSPYFFN, from the exons ATGGTTGTTTATCTGAATCTTTCTCGTATGCACAAAATTTTCTGGAGTACCCACCTTCTCGTTACTCTTCTCTTTCTGAGCTTGATTTTGGTGTATGATGGCCTATGTTGCACTTCGACATTGCGGCGTCTGCCGATTGCCTCCGAAGCAAATCTCCTCATCAAATTCGTGGATACTGGAGCGATAGAAAACTTTAGAAATATGTGGAGGGTTTTGaggaaacatatttttcttcagAATTCTAGTTTAGTTTATCGACCCGGAGCTGTGATGAGCAGCCTTACGGAGGATTTTTCCTCCTTGGCTTCGTCATTGGGTAAAAGTATTCACTCATCGGTTCTGGGGTATAGGAATGGGTGTTCTGAAATGGGTAATCGACGGTATATTGATTCGATGGAAGATTTGGGAGTTAGAGGCGTCGGATTGTATAGAAGGAGTGTCGAAAATCTGGTGAATTTCTCGTGCTTGAGTACCGACGATTTTAGGCCTAGAGTGGGCGGGATGCAAGGTTTTTCTAGTGCTGCAGAAGCCGTTCCGTCGACTGATGATGATAGTTCGGTGATGGACGAAATTCAGGAGGTTCCTGAGCAGTGCTCAGGGGAAGTGAAcggagagaaaagaggaaaattcTATCGTAGACGCCGGGCACGTCGCGGCAATTTGGGATACACCAAATATCTTGCTTTGAGGATAAGGCAAGTAAAGGTTGAAACTGAAGTGTGGGAAAAGGCAGCAAGGGAATACAGGGAGCTCGTCACGGACATGTGTAAGCAGAAATTGGCACCGAACTTGCCTTATATGAAGTCATTGTTTCTTGGTTGGTTTGAGCCTCTTCGGGTCCGCATTGCAGCAGAGCAGGAGTCTTACAGGAAGGGAAAGAATAGGACTGCCTATGCTCCTTACTTTGATCGTTTGCCGGCAGAAATGATGGCGGTTATCACTATGCATAAGCTGATGGGATTGATGATGACGTCGGACGATCATGGTACCGCTAGGGTTGTCCAAGCAGCTTGCCGAATCGGCGACGCCATCGAAAACGAG GCTCGGATTCTTACCTTTCTTgagaaaacgaagaagaaaCGTCCCAAGGGGAATATGCCTAAAGGAGAACCTGAAGCTCTAAGGGAAGAGTTTCTCAGGAAAAAAGTGATCGATCTGATCAAGAAACAAAAGCTGCGTCAGGTGACTCAGATAGTGAAAAGAAAGGATGACTCAGAACCATGGGGCGTGGAGGCTCACGCAAAG GTTGGGTGCCGTCTTATTGAGTTGTTGATTGAAACGGCTTATATTCAGCATCCATCTGATGAGACAGTCGACGGTCCACCTGATATCCGTCCTGCATTCAGGCACTCATTAAGAAATGTGTCCAAGGACCAACA AAGTATTTCAAGACGCTATGGTGTTATTGAATGTGATCCTCTGGTTCGAAAAGGTCTTGATAGAACT GCCAGGCACATGGTGATTCCTTACATGCCAATGTTGGTGCCTCCACTAGGGTGGACAGG CTATGACCAAGGGGCACATCTATTTTTGCCATCTCACATTATGCGTACCCATGGATCAAGGCAACTGCGGGAAGCAATAAAAAGAACCCCAAGGCAACAGTTGCAGTATATCTTTCAG gCCTTGGATACGCTTGGGAGTACTAAGTGGAGGATTAATAAAAGAATCCTTGCAGTAGTAGATAGAGTATGGGCCAGTGGAGGGAATCTTGCAGGACTCATTGACTGTGAAGAT GTTCCTTTACCAGAGAAACCAGACACAGAGGACGAAGCAGTTCTTAGGAAGTGGAAGTGGAGTAAGAGGagaacagaaaaggaaaacaatgaaaGACATTCACAGCGGTGTGATATAGAACTTAAACTTGCT GTGGCCCACAAAATGAAGGATGAAGAAGGATTTTATTATCCACATAATCTAGATTTCCGTGGGCGGGCATATCCCATGCACCCTTACTTGAATCATCTTGGTTCAGATCTATGCAGGGGCATCCTAGAATTTGCAGAAGGCCGCCCATTAGGGAAATCAGGATTAAGGTGGTTAAAGATTCATCTAGCAAACCTATTTGCGGGAGGCATTGACAAGCTGTCATATGATGGTCGTGTAGCATTTGTTGAGAATCATTtagatgatatatttgattcAGCTGAAAGGCCCCTTGAAGGTTCAAGGTGGTGGTTAAATGCAGAAGATCCCTTCCAGTGCTTAGCTGTATGCATTAATCTGTCCGAAGCTTTGAGAAACCCTTCGCCAGAGACAACCATCTCACACTTGCCTGTTCATCAG GATGGTTCTTGTAATGGTTTACAACACTATGCTGCCCTGGGAAGAGATACG TTGGGTGCTGCTTCAGTGAACCTGGTTgctggggagaaacctgcagATGTTTATTCAGAAATTGCTGCAAG AGTTCTGGAGACCGTACAAAGAGATTCTCAAAAAGATCCTGCCACTAATCCCAATGCTGTGCGTGCTAGGCTTTTGATTGGGCAG GTGGATCGTAAATTAGTCAAGCAGACCGTCATGACATCAGTTTATGGAGTTACTTATATTGGTGCCCGGGATCAGATAAAGAGAAGGCTAAAAGAGCGGAATGCCATTCCAGATGACCAGGTCTTTGGTGCAGCTTGCTATGCAGCAAAA GCAACTTTAACTGCCCTTGAGGAGATGTTCCAAGCTGCACGTGACATTATGAGCTGGCTGGGTGATTGTGCAAAG TTAATTGCTTCGGAAAATGAGTCTGTAAGATGGACTACTCCGCTTGGCCTTCCAGTCTTGCAACCTTACAGGAAGAAAGGCAGGTGTCTC GTTAAAACATCCCTACAGGTTTTGgctttagaaagagaaacagataAG GTCATGACCAAGAGGCAAAAGACTGCATTTCCCCCAAATTTTGTTCATTCCCTTGATGGATCCCACATGATGATGACAGCTATTGCCTGCAAAAAGGCGGGACTCAATTTTGCAG GAGTTCATGATTCATATTGGACCCATGCATGTGATGTGGATGAATTGAACCGAATACTGAGGGAGAAGTTTGTGGAGCTCTATAAGCAACCAATATTGGAAGAG CTGCTGGAAAGCTTCCAGAAATCATTTCCTCAATTGAGGTTTCCTCCTCTTCCAGATCGCGGTGATTTTGATCTGAGGGTGGTTTTGAAGTCGCCCTACTTTTTCAACTGA
- the LOC116249769 gene encoding DNA-directed RNA polymerase 1B, mitochondrial-like isoform X2: protein MVVYLNLSRMHKIFWSTHLLVTLLFLSLILVYDGLCCTSTLRRLPIASEANLLIKFVDTGAIENFRNMWRVLRKHIFLQNSSLVYRPGAVMSSLTEDFSSLASSLGKSIHSSVLGYRNGCSEMGNRRYIDSMEDLGVRGVGLYRRSVENLVNFSCLSTDDFRPRVGGMQGFSSAAEAVPSTDDDSSVMDEIQEVPEQCSGEVNGEKRGKFYRRRRARRGNLGYTKYLALRIRQVKVETEVWEKAAREYRELVTDMCKQKLAPNLPYMKSLFLGWFEPLRVRIAAEQESYRKGKNRTAYAPYFDRLPAEMMAVITMHKLMGLMMTSDDHGTARVVQAACRIGDAIENEARILTFLEKTKKKRPKGNMPKGEPEALREEFLRKKVIDLIKKQKLRQVTQIVKRKDDSEPWGVEAHAKVGCRLIELLIETAYIQHPSDETVDGPPDIRPAFRHSLRNVSKDQHISRRYGVIECDPLVRKGLDRTARHMVIPYMPMLVPPLGWTGYDQGAHLFLPSHIMRTHGSRQLREAIKRTPRQQLQYIFQALDTLGSTKWRINKRILAVVDRVWASGGNLAGLIDCEDVPLPEKPDTEDEAVLRKWKWSKRRTEKENNERHSQRCDIELKLAVAHKMKDEEGFYYPHNLDFRGRAYPMHPYLNHLGSDLCRGILEFAEGRPLGKSGLRWLKIHLANLFAGGIDKLSYDGRVAFVENHLDDIFDSAERPLEGSRWWLNAEDPFQCLAVCINLSEALRNPSPETTISHLPVHQDGSCNGLQHYAALGRDTLGAASVNLVAGEKPADVYSEIAARVLETVQRDSQKDPATNPNAVRARLLIGQVDRKLVKQTVMTSVYGVTYIGARDQIKRRLKERNAIPDDQVFGAACYAAKATLTALEEMFQAARDIMSWLGDCAKLIASENESVRWTTPLGLPVLQPYRKKGRCLVKTSLQVLALERETDKVMTKRQKTAFPPNFVHSLDGSHMMMTAIACKKAGLNFAGVHDSYWTHACDVDELNRILREKFVELYKQPILEELLESFQKSFPQLRFPPLPDRGDFDLRVVLKSPYFFN from the exons ATGGTTGTTTATCTGAATCTTTCTCGTATGCACAAAATTTTCTGGAGTACCCACCTTCTCGTTACTCTTCTCTTTCTGAGCTTGATTTTGGTGTATGATGGCCTATGTTGCACTTCGACATTGCGGCGTCTGCCGATTGCCTCCGAAGCAAATCTCCTCATCAAATTCGTGGATACTGGAGCGATAGAAAACTTTAGAAATATGTGGAGGGTTTTGaggaaacatatttttcttcagAATTCTAGTTTAGTTTATCGACCCGGAGCTGTGATGAGCAGCCTTACGGAGGATTTTTCCTCCTTGGCTTCGTCATTGGGTAAAAGTATTCACTCATCGGTTCTGGGGTATAGGAATGGGTGTTCTGAAATGGGTAATCGACGGTATATTGATTCGATGGAAGATTTGGGAGTTAGAGGCGTCGGATTGTATAGAAGGAGTGTCGAAAATCTGGTGAATTTCTCGTGCTTGAGTACCGACGATTTTAGGCCTAGAGTGGGCGGGATGCAAGGTTTTTCTAGTGCTGCAGAAGCCGTTCCGTCGACTGATGATGATAGTTCGGTGATGGACGAAATTCAGGAGGTTCCTGAGCAGTGCTCAGGGGAAGTGAAcggagagaaaagaggaaaattcTATCGTAGACGCCGGGCACGTCGCGGCAATTTGGGATACACCAAATATCTTGCTTTGAGGATAAGGCAAGTAAAGGTTGAAACTGAAGTGTGGGAAAAGGCAGCAAGGGAATACAGGGAGCTCGTCACGGACATGTGTAAGCAGAAATTGGCACCGAACTTGCCTTATATGAAGTCATTGTTTCTTGGTTGGTTTGAGCCTCTTCGGGTCCGCATTGCAGCAGAGCAGGAGTCTTACAGGAAGGGAAAGAATAGGACTGCCTATGCTCCTTACTTTGATCGTTTGCCGGCAGAAATGATGGCGGTTATCACTATGCATAAGCTGATGGGATTGATGATGACGTCGGACGATCATGGTACCGCTAGGGTTGTCCAAGCAGCTTGCCGAATCGGCGACGCCATCGAAAACGAG GCTCGGATTCTTACCTTTCTTgagaaaacgaagaagaaaCGTCCCAAGGGGAATATGCCTAAAGGAGAACCTGAAGCTCTAAGGGAAGAGTTTCTCAGGAAAAAAGTGATCGATCTGATCAAGAAACAAAAGCTGCGTCAGGTGACTCAGATAGTGAAAAGAAAGGATGACTCAGAACCATGGGGCGTGGAGGCTCACGCAAAG GTTGGGTGCCGTCTTATTGAGTTGTTGATTGAAACGGCTTATATTCAGCATCCATCTGATGAGACAGTCGACGGTCCACCTGATATCCGTCCTGCATTCAGGCACTCATTAAGAAATGTGTCCAAGGACCAACA TATTTCAAGACGCTATGGTGTTATTGAATGTGATCCTCTGGTTCGAAAAGGTCTTGATAGAACT GCCAGGCACATGGTGATTCCTTACATGCCAATGTTGGTGCCTCCACTAGGGTGGACAGG CTATGACCAAGGGGCACATCTATTTTTGCCATCTCACATTATGCGTACCCATGGATCAAGGCAACTGCGGGAAGCAATAAAAAGAACCCCAAGGCAACAGTTGCAGTATATCTTTCAG gCCTTGGATACGCTTGGGAGTACTAAGTGGAGGATTAATAAAAGAATCCTTGCAGTAGTAGATAGAGTATGGGCCAGTGGAGGGAATCTTGCAGGACTCATTGACTGTGAAGAT GTTCCTTTACCAGAGAAACCAGACACAGAGGACGAAGCAGTTCTTAGGAAGTGGAAGTGGAGTAAGAGGagaacagaaaaggaaaacaatgaaaGACATTCACAGCGGTGTGATATAGAACTTAAACTTGCT GTGGCCCACAAAATGAAGGATGAAGAAGGATTTTATTATCCACATAATCTAGATTTCCGTGGGCGGGCATATCCCATGCACCCTTACTTGAATCATCTTGGTTCAGATCTATGCAGGGGCATCCTAGAATTTGCAGAAGGCCGCCCATTAGGGAAATCAGGATTAAGGTGGTTAAAGATTCATCTAGCAAACCTATTTGCGGGAGGCATTGACAAGCTGTCATATGATGGTCGTGTAGCATTTGTTGAGAATCATTtagatgatatatttgattcAGCTGAAAGGCCCCTTGAAGGTTCAAGGTGGTGGTTAAATGCAGAAGATCCCTTCCAGTGCTTAGCTGTATGCATTAATCTGTCCGAAGCTTTGAGAAACCCTTCGCCAGAGACAACCATCTCACACTTGCCTGTTCATCAG GATGGTTCTTGTAATGGTTTACAACACTATGCTGCCCTGGGAAGAGATACG TTGGGTGCTGCTTCAGTGAACCTGGTTgctggggagaaacctgcagATGTTTATTCAGAAATTGCTGCAAG AGTTCTGGAGACCGTACAAAGAGATTCTCAAAAAGATCCTGCCACTAATCCCAATGCTGTGCGTGCTAGGCTTTTGATTGGGCAG GTGGATCGTAAATTAGTCAAGCAGACCGTCATGACATCAGTTTATGGAGTTACTTATATTGGTGCCCGGGATCAGATAAAGAGAAGGCTAAAAGAGCGGAATGCCATTCCAGATGACCAGGTCTTTGGTGCAGCTTGCTATGCAGCAAAA GCAACTTTAACTGCCCTTGAGGAGATGTTCCAAGCTGCACGTGACATTATGAGCTGGCTGGGTGATTGTGCAAAG TTAATTGCTTCGGAAAATGAGTCTGTAAGATGGACTACTCCGCTTGGCCTTCCAGTCTTGCAACCTTACAGGAAGAAAGGCAGGTGTCTC GTTAAAACATCCCTACAGGTTTTGgctttagaaagagaaacagataAG GTCATGACCAAGAGGCAAAAGACTGCATTTCCCCCAAATTTTGTTCATTCCCTTGATGGATCCCACATGATGATGACAGCTATTGCCTGCAAAAAGGCGGGACTCAATTTTGCAG GAGTTCATGATTCATATTGGACCCATGCATGTGATGTGGATGAATTGAACCGAATACTGAGGGAGAAGTTTGTGGAGCTCTATAAGCAACCAATATTGGAAGAG CTGCTGGAAAGCTTCCAGAAATCATTTCCTCAATTGAGGTTTCCTCCTCTTCCAGATCGCGGTGATTTTGATCTGAGGGTGGTTTTGAAGTCGCCCTACTTTTTCAACTGA